The Coffea arabica cultivar ET-39 chromosome 9c, Coffea Arabica ET-39 HiFi, whole genome shotgun sequence nucleotide sequence GCCGGTTTTGAGATGAGACATCCCAACGAACACTATTGTCTAGATGGGATATTAACATCAATAACTGGTGTCAAGACCCATGCCCATCTCGGGAGCTATTGGTACACTTAACTTTGCCCCAAAATATTGACTACGCGAGATAGCTGATTCCTCCAGAACAGGTGGATCACCTTGCCATTGTTTGAGTCTTTTCATCAGCTTTTACCGCTAAGATAATCAGGCGCTATGGTATTCTGCTCTCAAAACCCATCAATCTATGGTTGAACTTTAAAAAGAGGATGGCATCTTTAAAGAAGGAATTGACTGTAACAAAAAATGAGAGGAATCACGCCATTGTCGAGGCCAACTCTTATAATATGGCCTTTGACAAAAAGCAGAGAGGATCCATCAAGAGAGGTTAGCTCATAAGGTGGCCCTTGAGAAGACGCGGATCTCGACTATGGAGGCATTTCTAAAATTCGAAGGCTTCAACAAATACATAGGTGAGTTTAAGATACCGACTTTCATATTTGATTTCACCACGACTCTCAATCAAGTTGAACCTCTcctgttagaaaaaaaaagttaaaaaactcAAGATTAGTGATAACTACAATAAAGATGCCAAGAAACTATGTGATCGCATGGCAGCAGGCATCCAAGACGAAAAAAACCTAGCTGAGTTGAAAGAGGAGTTCAAGCTGTGGCTCGTCTTGAGTTACAAGAATAGCCTAAAGATGGAGGGAACGAAAAAGGCAGGGAAACACTAAGGCCATAGGAGATGCCGAGGTGGCAAGAAGTAGTGATGCAACCGAGGTAGGAGGCACTTAGAAGTGTTTATGAACTCAATTTTTTGTACTTAAAAGAATCTGTTGTACTATTGTACTTCTGTATCTTCATTCATAATATTAACTTTTTTCTTCATATCAACTtgactcttttatttttttgtctcaTCTATTTATTCTATACTTAGCCTCCCATGTCCCCCTTATTTTGAACAAACTAGTTTGTTGAAAATAAATTAACTTTGACATCCAATTACTAAGGATGCTACAACTTAAAATTCTTCGCATGCCACGTCCGAGGTACAAGGGTGCCATTTTGGTAAGTTAATTTACAATAGTCATCAAGATTAGCTTTAACAATACGATAGTGTCCTTCTTATCAAGGAGTTAACATTCCCTGGAGCTCAGATTAactaatcaaattttttttagaacGAGATCACCTAGTTTAAAGTGAAGATTTTTAACCCGGGTATTGTAATAATGGGGCAGGATATTCTTGTATAAGGTAGTTCTTATTGCCGCTGCTTCCCGCTATTCTATCAATAAGTCCAAGTCTGCTTGGCACTTCTCACTGTTTGTCTCGATCACATAAGCTGCCATCTTGAGATTTGGAGTGATGAACTCAGCAGGGATAACAGTTTCAGATCCATATATCAAAGAGAATGACATTTCTTGAGTTGCAGATCTCGGCGTGGTATGGTAGGCCCAAAGTACACTTGAAAGTTCATCTACTCAAGTCGTGACAACTTGGTGGAGTCGTGTCTGGAGCCCGTGTAAAAATGTGCGATTAAAATTCTTAACTTGCTTATTGGCCTATTAATGGTCTACAGAGGTGAAGTGCTGTTTTAATTTTAAGATTCTTATACCACTTTTTGAAAGGATTATCAGTGAATTACTTTTCATTGTCCGAGATGACAACTCTTGGCACTCcaatattttttcaaaagaatTTCTGAATGGTTCGACCGGTTATACTTGTTAATGGCTTGACTTTTATCCATTTAGTGAAGTAATCAATGGCAGCCACCAAATAAGAGTAGTTTTCGAGTGTCGAAGGAAAAGGTCTGACTATATTTGTCCCCCATTGCTCGAGCGGCTAAGGAGATATAAAAGGTACCATTTGATTGGTTAGTTGGTGATGTTCGGAAGAATGAAATTGGCACGAAGAACAACTTAGCACGAGGAGTTGAGAATTTCATTAAAGAGTTGGCCAAAAATATCTGAGGATGAAAACTTTTATGACTAACATTTGAGCCCTTACATGGGCTCTGTATAGTTCTTCGTGGATGTCTTTGAGCACTCGTTCTCCTTCCTCAAGAGTGATGCATCTCAGCCATAGTCCAAAATATGATATCTTGTATAGTGACCCATTGTGTAGGATGTATCAAGCTGATCTGCGCTATACCTTTTCGGCTTCGACTCGATTCTCAGGGAGTACTTCTCAGCTAAGAGATGTAACTTTGGTTCCATTCATATTTCTCCTTAATGGACCGGATAGACTTCTTCCCATTTGTGATTGGACTCGACAAGGATATTCGCCAAGACCTTTTTATTTAGTTAAGAGAATGAAGCAGATGTTAGCCGAGAGAATGTGTCAACTCATTTGTTTTGGAAATAGGGTATCCGTTAAATCTTAAATGACTCAAAATATCTGACTAGTTATTGTACCCTGGATAGATATTTTTTCATGCTCTCGTCTTTACCCTCATATTGACCCGCAACTTGTTGGATCACCAGTTGAGAATCACTGTAGACCAGAATTCGATGAGCACCTAGCTCCTGAGCCAACCAAAGATTGGCAATCAACACCTCGTATTCAGTCTCATTATTAAAAACGGGGAAACCAAAACGAAATATGTAAAAACACTCGCATCCGTCTAGTTTTATAAGATGCAAACCAACTTCACAGCCCTCGTGGCTGGATGAACCACAGACATAGAAAGGTTCATAAGAGATGTCATACTCCCCAAATTGTCGAATTGATTGGTCGGTCCGAATTGTCACTGGATGAATTAAAAAGTATGGTTTCAATCGTTGGATCATGTGAACCAAACATAATACCAATTTTTCAAGGCATAGGTATCAGCTCTCATAGTCACGTAAAACTTTGCTAACATAATACACAGATCACTATATGCCTGAGTCTTCTTGTACTAACACCGCATTGACAGCTTCATTAGTCGATGTAAGATATAAATAGAAGATTTCTCCGAATTTCAAAGAAATGAGTGTTGACAAATGGTGAAGGTATTCCTTCGTTTGTTCAAAAGTTTGCTAGCATTACTTATCTCAAGTGAACTTGTCAACTTTTCTTAACACTTTGAAGAATGGTAGTTCTCTTTGGGTAGATCGAAAAAAAAATCGATTTGGTGCAGCTAATTGTCCTATCAACTTCTGCACTTCTCGAATATATTATTCGGGGTAACCATCTCTTGAATCGTCTTGACCTTATTGAAGTTTAGGTTCGATATCTCATCGAAATATTAAATATCTCAAGAACTTTTCTGAGATGACTTCAAATACACACTTTTTGGAACTGAGCATCATCcgaattttttgcaatttttcaaaaattttttgtatgtcTAAGAGGAAGACATCGGAAGTTTTACTCTTAATTAGGATATTATCCATGTAGATTTCCATGTTACATCCGATCTATCTTTGAAAGATCTGATTAACAAAACGTTGATAAATAGCTTCGGCGTTCTTCAATCCGAAGAGCATTGTAGTCCTATCCGATGGTAAATACCCCGGTTAGTAAtgaaaatcattttttcttgattttttctcACTCATTCCTATCTAATGACAACCTTTGAAAGTGTAACAAAGAATTTCACGTCCCATAGTTGAATCGATCAGAATGCCTATTCTCGATAGTGAGTAGCAATCCTTTGGTAGGTTTTGTTGAGATTAGTAAAATCTACACACATGCACTACCTAccgcatttttttttatcgtcACAGGATTGGACAGTCATATTGAATATTGAACCTCTTTTATCATCCGGACTGTAAGGAGTTTGCCCACATATCCTAGTATAGTTTGGCTTCATTCTAAATCGAAATGTCTCATCTTCTTTTTCACAGAACGTACTCAATGATCAATGTTAAACTTGTGTATCATCAAATTATGTGGGATGCCAATGACCTCCTCAACCATCTAAATGAAAACGTCCTTGAACTCCTTGAGAAAATCTACCAGTGCTCCTCGAATGAAAAGAGAAAGATTTACTCCGATCCGAACAGTTCACTTGAGTAATTTAGAATTTAATGCGATTTCTTCTATTTGATCCTCGATCTCTAGCCTCTTGGGTTTCGCTGTCTTTTGAGATTCAATCGCGTCAATGGACAATACATCTATTCCATCACTTTTCGTCCTCAACGTAAGATGGGCCAAAGTGGCTGCCTGCAAGGTGACGAGGTAACATTCATGAATCGCTGGGACGTCACTAGTCACCTTGGTTACTTCAATAAGGGTAAAAAACTTGAAATTTAAATGATACgtaaaaaattacacatatgaCATTTACTGTATGTCGATCAAGGTGCATATTGTAAGAGGTGTCCATATTTAGTATAGCAAAGTTTACAGGAATAATTCGACACAAGAGATACATCCCCATAGTCATTGTCAAGATGATCATACTTTCAAAGTAGACAACATGTCCCCCAAATCCAACTAAAGGGGTTCGAACTAGGGCTAACTGGTCGTATTTCAAATCCAATCTGTCGAAAGTCTGATAGTATAAAACATCTACCAGGCTTCCGAAATTAACGTATGCCTTCTTAATGAGAAAATTATTAATGCGCACATCAATGGCAAGTGCTCCATGATTACTTGATGTTGTTGATATCGGATCATGTGGGCTATAAGCAATCACTTGGGTTAAACAAGAACTTGGCTCCATGGTATCCGAGTCAGTCACTGATATGTCTTCTTCCTAAAATTCTGGCTATCCCCGCCAGTAGATTCACTGAAAATGGTGTTGATCCCCAACTATATTAAGCCTATTATCAGGAGATCTATTTCGAAGAGGTTGGTCCGACTCTCTAGAATCTCTCGGGGGTTTGTCATGTCCCCTTGAGTTGCGTTGATCATCTTGCCTATTGTCACGGCGATCTTCTCAATGTTTTCCTACTCGGTCATTTTTAATGAATTGCTTGAAATAGTTTTGTTTCAAGAGGttctcaatttttcttttcaagtcaTTGCAATTCTTGATTTCATACCCAATGTCTCTGTGATAGGCACAAAAGAGATTTGtgttcttcttttctctcttttcaatCATCTTAGGCAGGGTTTTACATAAACTATATTGCACTATGATAGCAAATATATATGACTGAGTTGTAATGAAAAGTGTCAGCGATCAGGGACTTATCCTTAGCTATTCTATCGAATATATTTTATCGATCTCAGGTAGAGCCTTGCACGGAAATCCCGAATTTACTGAGTTTGGCTCTTCTctgattttttcttctttggtcAGGGGCTGTCTGAGATGcttggaattcccccttcatacGATTGACATCTTCTCCTTATATGCCTCTGTCAACCTTTTACTAGAGTTCATGCAATGTTCTAGGACAGTCTTGGTGCACCTCGGTGTTAAAAGTACCAACCTTCAACCCATTAGTAAAAATTGCAATGGTTACTCATTCATTTGGGTCTACAATTTGCATACGTTTCTCATTAAATCTTTGGAGATATGAGCGCAAAGATTCATCAGGTGTCTGGTGTATATTCATCAAGTACGCTGACGTTTTTGACATTGAATAAGATGAGATGAACCTATGCACAAATTTATCCATCACTCTTTCAAAGAGGATATGCTCATagattccaaatttcaaaaccaTTTTCGAACAGCTCCCTAAAGAAAGATCGAAAAAATTCAACATATAATCGAATTAGATACGCAGTATAAATGAAAGGGCGAGGCGAAAGCCTGAATATAATCCTTAGGGTCACCTCGTCTATCATAAGATTGTAAGACTAGAAGTTTGAAGTTCGAAGGAACCAAATCGTCATTTATTTCATTGGCGAAGGGGGGCTTTCATGTAGTCTGCAACAAACCAGACCTTGAGAGAGGGCTTTGGAGATGGAGGCTTGCTTAGAAGTAGACTTAGAGGGGTCCACCTGGAATAGCTTCGTCTCGGATGACAATCATCCAATTCCTCCTCAGAGAGGATCTCAGGAGAAATGACGGGCTGTTGCTTCAATGACTCGGTTTTCTCCTTCCCCTTCCTCTTGAAGAATCTTTCTAACTCTTCAAGTCAAGATTTTCAGCCACGAATTCGGCCATTTTAGTGAGGGCCTCTTCGTTCGTGGGCTGAGGACCTTGTTTAGGTTCCTCTATATCCTGAGTGGCCTTGTGTGGGTTACCAATGTCAACCTCAAGTTCAACGCGAGGAGCTCTCCGACTTCTTGATCATGTATGTATCATGGTAAAGGAATTGTCGTTCCTACAGACAACGCCAATTAAAGAAGTGAATTCTTGGTGAATGAGTCGAGGTCACCAAAAGATGAGCtcacctgcaaaatttcaagtGGTCGAAATTTTGTCCCTCGATCTTACTACGATGTTGAAGTCTAAGGATGGCAATGGGGACGGGTGCCTATGGGGATAGAAATGGGATGGGGGGATGAGGCGGGGGTCGGGGCAAAATATTTCCCCCCCCCGCCTTAAAACGGGGCAGGGAGTGGGGAATCATACACCCGCCTCGTCCCCCGCAtacaataaaatatatatatatatatatatatatatatatatatatatatatataatacaatcCTAAATTTTCTAAAGTTGCACCCTTACTTACAAATACAATGCTAGTCAGTGTCAACGACCGCCGCAACAACTGAAGAAATTTTTTAGACTATTGTAGATTTGTTTCTAATGCCCCCCAAAGACTAAGTTATCCAATTTCAACCTGTTTTGCTCCTAACCCTTTTTTATTTCGATCGATTCCCTTCCTCTACACTGAATGTAACTTGACTTGTTATACTTTATTTCCATTTTGACAGTTTTTTAATCTTATTTAACATTGTTTATAATTgtattattataaataaatatttatgataAGTTAATTTCTCGGGGGTGGGACGGGGGGTGGGGGGCAAGTGGCGGGGGATGGGGGGAGTTATTTGACAACGGGGCGAGTGGTGGGGAAAGGATCCCCCGCCCCACTGCCACCCCTATTGAAGTCAGAGATAGTTTGAAAGTTGAATGTACATGTTAGATTGCATACCTTATTTGGTAGTGGTAGATAGACATTTATAGTAGATGAGTCTATGGATGAAATAATGAGACCTAcccattatcaaccatcatgaGGCGGCCTAGGGTAGTGGTATTAGGTGTAGATTTGAACAGTATAGTGGCTAACGGTCACATCACTCCATCAATCACAAGTCACCCAAACAATCGAGATGTCAGTTATCTTGGGCAGAAGAGTTGATGAGGTGAAACTTTTCTTCAAGGTGATTTCGCTAATCACCTCGTCGAGGGATGCCCATCCCTCGATGAGATGTCTCTTGTAGAAAGAGACTCATGACCAAACTTGGGCAGGCTGAGGTGTCAACACTCAACCAGTTACCATTCTACATATCTATCTACTACATCCACCACGCACTACTCATCACTGTTTTTGTTATGTTACATTTCATATTTCATGCTCGAGTTACGGACTCTGCAAACGATCGAATTAGCTCTGTTTCAAGGAGGCTAACATATGCATACACATTTTTCATTCATTGCTATCCACTACTCTTAATATCCTCCCTCCCCAACATTTTTCATTCATGCTCTTGATTCTTTCTCTTTCAAGAATCAAAGAAACAATGTGAGCTGCAATGCCTGGGAAATGATGTcattaaattatcaaattaatTCATAGATAATCTATTCCCCCTTTTGTGGCAGAGGTCCAACCATGAACAAGCATGAACGGGTGCCTTTCAAGATACGTTACAACAAAGAGATCCCTACAGAGTCGATCAAATTTGGCACAGAAGTCTGTTGAAGTCACTTCACAAATCTTTTGGATGAATGGGTTGTCTTCTCATGCTATTGCTTATGCACCAAGTGTTGAAGAGCTATTTGCAGTTTGCACCAAGCCACTTAATTGCCTAGTAATTGGCTAATACTCTAGCCCATATTCTTTGAGACACAAGTTTGCCAACAAAAGCTTTCACACGCACTTTCTATACCAAGCAATACCTTGGTTATTTCCTCTCTTTGATTCTCATAAGCTAAATACCGATGGGCCAGGAAGCACTACAGGTAGCAGTAAATCAGCAACAGGGTAGCACCAATGGATTACACACAACAGAACTGCAGCAGCAAATGATCAAGCTAAGATAAATGTGCtcgttttttaatttttccaacCCAAATATTGGAAAGCCTTGGCTCATTATATTATTGTTAACCATACATATGAAATCTTCTCAATGTACAAAAGTATATTGCCTAACTAATATAGTTGAGCTCAATTCACTACTTTAGCAACAAACTGATAAGAGATCAGCCCAAAATTTCTCATCTCTTTTGTGATTTACTGTGCTACATTAACAACAAACTCCTTAAAATTTCGAAGGGTGTGGACACCTAAGAGATTAAGACACACTTGTATTAGGGAAGAAATTACACCAATTATGCACGTTGTGGGAGTGGATAGGATGGATGTCCTCCATTCCTCGGATGAAGTGCAGAACGATGGTGCAAATGTTGCTGACTATGTCGATGAGCTGTTTGGCGTGTGGGATTCACCCTACGCTCTTTTGGTTTCTCATCTGCAGATTCAATGCGTTCTAGTGTTTCCAGAACTTCTTTCATTGATGGTCTAGTTTTAGGTTCAGGCCCAAGACATGTTAGAGCAAGTTGAGCTATTTGTACAGCTGCTTTTGAAGGATATTTGCCCTCTAACCTCACATCCATCATGATCTTTAACTTCCTTCTGTCTGACAAATGAGGCTTGATCCAATCAGTCAAATTATGTTGCCCATTTGGACGATTGGTGTCTAGTGCCCGTAAACCTGTCAACATTTCGACCAATACAACACCAAAACCATACACATCGCTCTTCACGTACAAATGCCCTGTCAAACATGAATCAAAAAACATACTATGAACTTGTATATCTGTTGGCATCTTCCTTAAAGTTTCTTTAAGCAATCTACTCAAAAGTTTTGAGTTTGTTTGGTCAGTAGCACTGAACCTTTGCACATTGAGAGCTCTAGAGATCTACTAATATTACCTGTTGCAACGTACTCAGGAGCAGCATAGCCATATGTACCCATAACACGAGTCGTCACATGTGATTGACTTGCTGTAGGACCCATCTTTGCCAAGCCAAAATCTGATATTTTGGCATTGTATGACTGAAAAGAGCAGAAAAAAGATGTTAGAGAATGATGCTTCCTGTAGTGACATCTTCACATCAGTCAATTTGATAGTAAACTAACTAGTTATAGTCTATCGGTTCCATGAAATCGACAAGTGATGATTAAAACTTTAAGCATTCCACGCAAATAAACTTGTTTGGTAAGAATTGTCAGTTAGTATTGACTGGTTAGATGTAATCTAACTTACACCATCAAGCAATATATTGGAGGCCTTGAAATCTCGGTAGATAACTTGTCTGTCTGATGCATGCAAGAATGCCAGACCACGAGCCGCTCCGATTGAGATCTTAAGTCTTATGTCCCACGGAAGTGACTGAACAGCAGAGCCCCCTGAAGACATTAAATTCATAAAGAAGTAGTAAATTATTTGGAACTGATTTAAGGGCTAGACCACTTAAAATTGTATTCACCAGCAGTTGCTTACTTCCAAAGAGGTGGTTTTCCAAGCTGCCCTTCTGCATAAATTCATACACAAGGAGTAGCTCTTTCTCCTCCCAACAATATCCAAGGAGTTTAACAAGGTTTGGATGAGAAAGCCTTCCGAGGAAGTTTACCTCAGACTGCATAGATTAAGATGAAACGATCATTTTAGACAACTCAGAAAATTTTCAGCACAAAGCAAGTCTTTTTGCACATGGATCTTAGCTGAGCAGTAGATGCAATTACAAAACCTAGAAAACCAACCATAGCCCATTCATTCTCAATTCATAAGTAACAAGCATTGGACAAGCAGAAGCTTGGAAACTTTAGCTATTCTTCAGCTGAAACTCCATACAGAATTTATATGTCATTCACATCCAGGGTAGTTAATTtagaattgaagaaagaaaaatgtacTCATTTCAATTTAGAAACTTCATCTGGTAAAAACTAGGCCTATCTGgttgaaaaaaaatcattattCAGTTACAGGGTGGTACATgcttttgacaaaatttacaGAACAGGAAGGCAAAGTAAGCAGCGGATTCAATTTTTGACACACTTAACCGAAGTGAAAGTGGCCACATTAACAGAAAATAAGAACGTGAAGCATAACATACCAGGAGGAAAGGACCAAAGTGAAAGTGGCCACATTAACAGAAAATAAGAACGTGAAGCATAACATGCCAGGAGGAAAGGTTACTTGAAAATAAGACACGACAAGTTTTTCTTTTGGGAGATGAGAAATAAATTGGTTCGGGAGACAGAGAAAAATACACTAACGCAGAGTACAACAA carries:
- the LOC140004040 gene encoding probable serine/threonine-protein kinase PIX13 yields the protein MGICWSSSSPTDNHSLTTSANMSSAGLSQLTTTNTSSSGNSSNVSGNSRFSVATGSEEAYPNGQILPHPNLRIFSFSELKAATRNFRGDTVLGEGGFGKVYKGWLDEKSTSKNSSSTVIAVKKLNSESMQGFEEWQSEVNFLGRLSHPNLVKLLGYCWEEKELLLVYEFMQKGSLENHLFGRGSAVQSLPWDIRLKISIGAARGLAFLHASDRQVIYRDFKASNILLDGSYNAKISDFGLAKMGPTASQSHVTTRVMGTYGYAAPEYVATGHLYVKSDVYGFGVVLVEMLTGLRALDTNRPNGQHNLTDWIKPHLSDRRKLKIMMDVRLEGKYPSKAAVQIAQLALTCLGPEPKTRPSMKEVLETLERIESADEKPKERRVNPTRQTAHRHSQQHLHHRSALHPRNGGHPSYPLPQRA